One window of the Lathamus discolor isolate bLatDis1 chromosome W, bLatDis1.hap1, whole genome shotgun sequence genome contains the following:
- the LOC136004275 gene encoding transcription factor Maf-like — protein sequence MASELAMSSSDLPTSPLAMEYATEFNLMKFEVKKELVETDRIIIQCGCLIAGGSLSSTPMSMPCSLVPPSPIFSVPSPVSGIDQKTYLEDYYYWMTGYPQQHNPEALGFSPEDAVEALIYSSHHLLPVTFDGYARGQPLAAAAGSSEPAEEMGSAAAVMSAVIAAVAVQGGAPHCHPHHGVSKHPHAAAPGRMPPSSASSAAGGLHHLHQGGGGGLHFHDRFSDEQLVTMSVQELNQQLRGVSKEEVIRLKQKRRTLKNRGYAQSCRFKRVQQRHVLESEKNQLLQQVEHLKQKMSRLVRERDAYKEKYEKLVSSGFREN from the coding sequence ATGGCATCAGAACTGGCAATGAGCAGCTCCGACCTGCCCACCAGTCCCCTGGCCATGGAATATGCAACTGAGTTCAATTTGATGAAGTTTGAAGTGAAAAAGGAGCTGGTGGAGACTGATCGCATTATCATCCAGTGCGGCTGCTTGATCGCTGGGGGATCGCTCTCTTCCACCCCGATGAGCATGCCTTGCAGCTTGGTGCCCCCGTCCCCCATTTTCTCGGTGCCCAGCCCCGTCTCTGGCATCGACCAGAAGACCTACCTGGAAGACTACTACTACTGGATGACGGGCTACCCACAGCAGCATAACCCGGAGGCGCTGGGCTTCAGCCCCGAGGACGCGGTGGAGGCCCTGATCTATAGCAGCCACCACCTGCTGCCCGTCACCTTCGATGGCTATGCTAGAGGGCAGCCGTTGGCCGCAGCCGCCGGCAGCTCCGAGCCGGCCGAGGAGATGGGCTCGGCGGCAGCCGTGATGTCGGCGGTGATCGCCGCGGTGGCGGTGCAGGGTGGCGCGCCCCACTGCCACCCACACCACGGCGTCAGCAAGCACCCCCACGCCGCGGCGCCGGGCAGAATGCCGCCCTCCTCCGCCTCCTCGGCCGCTGGGGGACTGCATCACCTGCACcaaggcggcggcggcggcctcCACTTCCATGACCGCTTCTCCGACGAGCAGCTGGTGACCATGTCGGTGCAGGAGCTGAACCAGCAGCTGCGGGGCGTCAGCAAGGAAGAGGTGATCCggctgaagcagaaaaggaggaCCCTCAAAAACAGGGGCTATGCCCAGTCCTGCCGCTTCAAGAGGGTCCAGCAGCGGCACGTCTTGGAGTCAGAGAAgaaccagctgctgcagcaagtgGAGCACCTAAAGCAGAAGATGTCCAGGCTGGTTCGGGAGAGGGACGCCTACAAGGAAAAGTACGAGAAGCTGGTCAGCAGTGGCTTCAGAGAAAACTGA